A stretch of the Balneola vulgaris DSM 17893 genome encodes the following:
- a CDS encoding amidohydrolase family protein → MKKHLSSKLLLIGIFLISSTMPNLLVAQDAADSDSSGIEKKSKKLPLDPGRLIDIETSEGTWISVDVSPDGSKITFDLLGDIYELPITGGKATQVTDGMAFDTHPRYSPDGKYILYTSDADGGENLYYINLEDTSDVTQVTKGKTNGYTNADWTPDGKYIVGSKGKRTPKLWLYHVDGGSGAQLISSPNNLKTIDLAVDPTGQYIYYSQRNGAWNYNAQFPQYQIGRYDRETGKTTSVTSRYGSAFTPTLSDDGKWMVYGSRYEDKTGLVLRDMESGDERWLAYPVQRDEMESIASMGVLPGMSFTPDNKAVIASYDGKIKRIPIDGSPATDIPFSVSTKLEVGPEVLFKYPISDETEVVATQIRDAVPSPDGKWLAFTVLNDLYVQELPDGTPKKLTDSDVTEAQPAWAPDGKSLIYVTWDEENGGAINSINPFARRPKSTKLTSEPGIYTNPVFNTAGDRIVAYKGSEQTYKDSYGPGSFSALTELIWIPSGGGESTLITKADGRSNPHFIESDDRIYFSRSGTLSSMRWDGTDEKDHVSISGIKTYSLADLEDDVKKANGMKTPMELLHPEEHDAKENNPPSRASVIYMAPKGDQAMAQINNNIYVVTVPKTGGSTPSISVANAANAAFPSKKLTTIGGEFPSWSADANKVHWSIGNAHVIYDLEEAKAFEDSVKQAKKEEAEKKESEEEKDDSKSEEDDSDKKDDSKKKEEATYKPQEIEIKVTYTKDIPSGTILLTNARIITARGNEVIESGDILIENNRIKEVGANLNAPSGAEVIDLKGKTVVPGFMDTHAHMWPNWGIHKQEIFNYAANLAYGVTTTRDPQTATTDVLTYSDMVDAGKMLGPRVYSTGPGLGFWGYNIKDLDEAREVMKQYSKYYDTKTIKMYLAGNREQRQWILMAAREQKIMPTTEGALDWKLDMTQLIDGYPGHEHSLPIYPIYKDVVQTVAETKMAVTPTLLVSYGGPWAENYFYSRENPFNDPKLAHFTPYEVLASKSRRRPGWFRDDEHVFQKHAESMTKLVEAGALAGVGSHGQLEGLGFHWELWAVAAGGMNNLDAIRVATIIGAEAIGLDQDLGSIEAGKLADLVILSKNPLDDLRNTNSITHVMKNGRLYEADSLREIYPEKKEKPVFDWNKTHPAKQGIPGMDK, encoded by the coding sequence ATGAAAAAACATCTATCCAGTAAATTACTACTGATTGGGATATTCCTTATAAGTAGTACAATGCCTAATCTTCTTGTTGCTCAAGATGCAGCTGATTCAGATTCTTCTGGTATTGAAAAGAAATCTAAAAAACTACCGCTTGATCCAGGCAGGTTAATAGATATCGAAACATCAGAGGGGACATGGATTTCTGTAGATGTAAGCCCTGATGGATCTAAAATCACCTTTGACTTATTAGGTGATATCTATGAATTGCCTATCACTGGTGGAAAAGCAACGCAAGTTACTGATGGGATGGCCTTCGATACGCATCCTCGGTATAGCCCAGATGGTAAATACATTCTTTATACCTCTGATGCTGATGGAGGTGAAAACCTTTATTATATAAACTTAGAAGATACCTCTGACGTGACACAAGTTACGAAAGGGAAAACGAATGGATATACTAATGCTGACTGGACACCTGACGGCAAGTATATTGTAGGCTCAAAGGGTAAGCGTACACCAAAATTATGGTTATACCATGTTGATGGAGGAAGTGGTGCACAGTTAATTTCAAGTCCCAACAATTTAAAAACCATTGATTTAGCAGTGGACCCGACGGGGCAATATATTTATTACTCTCAACGAAATGGAGCTTGGAATTACAATGCTCAGTTTCCACAATACCAAATTGGTAGATACGATCGTGAGACCGGTAAAACAACATCTGTAACCTCAAGGTATGGTTCTGCTTTCACCCCAACCTTATCAGATGATGGAAAGTGGATGGTTTATGGTAGCCGTTATGAAGATAAAACGGGCTTGGTATTACGTGATATGGAATCGGGCGATGAACGCTGGTTAGCGTATCCCGTTCAACGCGATGAAATGGAGTCTATAGCCTCAATGGGTGTTTTGCCAGGAATGAGTTTCACACCCGATAACAAAGCCGTGATTGCTTCCTATGACGGAAAAATCAAGCGTATACCGATAGATGGTTCTCCTGCTACTGACATTCCATTTAGTGTTTCAACAAAGTTAGAAGTGGGACCTGAAGTATTATTCAAATATCCAATAAGCGATGAAACAGAAGTTGTAGCAACTCAAATTAGAGATGCTGTTCCATCACCAGATGGTAAATGGTTGGCCTTTACGGTTTTAAATGATCTATACGTTCAAGAATTGCCCGATGGTACTCCAAAAAAATTAACCGATTCTGACGTAACAGAAGCACAACCTGCTTGGGCACCAGATGGTAAAAGCTTGATTTATGTGACTTGGGATGAAGAAAATGGTGGAGCAATAAACTCAATAAATCCATTTGCTCGTAGACCAAAATCTACAAAACTCACCTCAGAACCTGGTATCTATACAAACCCAGTATTTAATACTGCAGGTGATAGAATCGTTGCCTATAAAGGCAGCGAACAAACATATAAAGATTCATATGGACCTGGTTCATTTTCAGCGCTTACTGAACTGATTTGGATTCCATCTGGTGGAGGCGAATCTACTTTGATTACTAAAGCAGATGGCCGATCAAACCCACATTTTATCGAATCTGATGATAGAATTTATTTTAGTCGTTCTGGAACTTTATCCTCCATGCGATGGGATGGCACCGATGAAAAAGATCATGTGAGCATTTCTGGAATTAAGACCTATTCCTTAGCTGATTTAGAGGATGATGTTAAAAAGGCTAATGGCATGAAAACTCCTATGGAATTACTACATCCTGAAGAGCATGATGCTAAAGAGAATAACCCACCATCTAGGGCTTCTGTAATTTACATGGCTCCTAAAGGTGATCAAGCAATGGCTCAAATTAATAACAATATCTACGTTGTTACGGTGCCTAAAACTGGTGGAAGTACGCCTTCTATTTCAGTAGCAAATGCCGCAAATGCTGCTTTTCCATCTAAAAAGTTAACAACCATTGGTGGTGAATTTCCATCATGGAGTGCTGATGCCAATAAAGTACACTGGTCAATTGGTAACGCTCATGTGATCTATGACCTTGAAGAAGCTAAAGCATTCGAGGATAGTGTAAAACAAGCCAAGAAAGAGGAGGCTGAAAAGAAAGAGAGTGAGGAAGAAAAAGATGATTCTAAATCTGAAGAGGACGATTCAGATAAAAAAGATGACTCTAAGAAAAAAGAAGAAGCCACTTATAAACCTCAAGAAATTGAGATCAAGGTTACTTACACAAAAGATATCCCTAGCGGCACTATTCTACTTACCAACGCTAGAATTATTACTGCTCGAGGAAATGAAGTAATTGAAAGTGGTGATATTCTTATTGAGAATAATAGGATAAAAGAAGTAGGGGCTAATTTAAATGCTCCATCAGGTGCTGAAGTAATAGATCTTAAGGGCAAGACCGTTGTACCTGGCTTTATGGATACTCACGCTCATATGTGGCCAAACTGGGGTATTCATAAGCAAGAGATCTTTAATTATGCTGCAAATCTAGCTTACGGTGTTACAACTACACGTGATCCACAAACAGCTACCACAGATGTTTTAACCTATTCTGATATGGTAGATGCGGGCAAAATGCTAGGTCCAAGAGTTTACTCTACAGGACCGGGGCTCGGCTTCTGGGGATACAATATTAAAGACCTAGATGAAGCCAGAGAAGTTATGAAGCAGTACAGCAAGTATTACGATACTAAGACCATTAAAATGTATTTAGCTGGTAATCGTGAACAACGCCAGTGGATATTGATGGCTGCTAGAGAACAAAAAATCATGCCCACAACAGAAGGTGCACTTGATTGGAAATTAGACATGACTCAATTAATTGACGGGTATCCAGGTCATGAACATTCGCTTCCAATTTATCCAATCTATAAAGATGTAGTTCAAACTGTAGCAGAGACAAAAATGGCCGTTACTCCAACCTTATTGGTGTCCTATGGTGGGCCTTGGGCTGAAAACTATTTCTACTCTAGAGAAAACCCTTTTAATGATCCAAAACTAGCTCACTTCACTCCTTATGAGGTATTAGCTAGTAAATCTCGTAGAAGACCAGGTTGGTTTAGAGATGATGAACATGTATTCCAGAAACACGCAGAAAGCATGACTAAACTAGTGGAAGCAGGTGCATTAGCCGGAGTTGGCAGTCATGGCCAACTAGAAGGTTTGGGCTTTCATTGGGAATTATGGGCCGTTGCAGCCGGCGGTATGAATAACTTAGATGCTATTCGAGTGGCTACGATTATAGGGGCAGAAGCAATTGGACTAGATCAAGACTTAGGTTCTATTGAAGCTGGGAAACTAGCTGATTTAGTAATTCTATCTAAAAACCCTTTGGATGATTTACGAAATACAAACTCCATTACTCATGTAATGAAAAATGGCAGACTGTATGAAGCGGATTCGCTTAGAGAAATCTATCCAGAGAAGAAAGAAAAACCGGTTTTTGATTGGAATAAAACTCATCCTGCTAAACAAGGTATACCAGGAATGGATAAGTAA
- a CDS encoding DUF2480 family protein produces the protein MQEPIVNKVKANTKLVTIDLAKLFHDDTPIVELDIKQFLHMELLLKEKDFRQHLKDFDWAQFEGKNLALICSTDAIIAPWAWMVLTAHASKFAKEVFHLTKSQVYHELFRRNIENFDWSVYQDKFVLLKGCGNIHVPDSIYLLATNKLMGLSKKIMYGEACSFVPVWKG, from the coding sequence ATGCAAGAACCAATCGTTAACAAAGTTAAGGCCAATACAAAGCTAGTGACTATAGATCTAGCTAAGCTTTTTCATGATGATACCCCCATTGTAGAATTAGATATCAAGCAATTCTTGCATATGGAGTTATTACTGAAGGAGAAAGACTTTAGGCAACACCTTAAAGACTTTGATTGGGCTCAATTCGAAGGAAAGAATTTGGCACTAATCTGTTCAACAGATGCTATTATTGCCCCTTGGGCTTGGATGGTGTTAACCGCTCATGCTTCAAAATTTGCAAAAGAAGTTTTTCACTTAACAAAGAGCCAGGTGTACCATGAACTTTTTAGAAGAAACATTGAAAACTTCGACTGGTCGGTATACCAAGATAAATTTGTACTCTTAAAAGGATGTGGAAATATCCACGTTCCTGATTCTATTTATTTGCTGGCTACCAATAAGTTAATGGGTTTATCTAAAAAGATTATGTATGGTGAAGCATGTAGTTTTGTGCCAGTTTGGAAGGGCTGA
- a CDS encoding HesB/IscA family protein, with amino-acid sequence MEISISDRAAKRIHQIREEQNVPRDAFLKIGVVSGGCSGLTYDLDFAKDLQPQENDKTFEINDLKIIVDMRSFLYLAGTELDYTDGLEGQGFHFNNPNASRTCSCGESFSI; translated from the coding sequence ATGGAAATTTCGATCAGCGACAGAGCTGCAAAACGTATTCACCAAATCAGAGAGGAGCAAAATGTTCCTAGAGATGCTTTCCTCAAAATTGGTGTAGTTAGTGGCGGCTGTTCGGGGCTTACTTACGATTTAGATTTCGCAAAAGATCTACAACCGCAAGAAAATGATAAAACCTTTGAGATCAACGATTTAAAAATCATCGTTGATATGCGAAGTTTTTTATATCTAGCCGGTACCGAACTTGACTACACCGATGGTTTAGAAGGGCAGGGGTTTCACTTTAATAACCCTAATGCCTCAAGAACCTGTTCATGTGGAGAAAGCTTTTCTATCTAA
- a CDS encoding S66 peptidase family protein, whose protein sequence is MSISRKQFFKQASLASVSMAGVLSAYCDEPESSPISQSLLLPNSIDWNSTIGLVAPASPVYDSSQFDEMLINLNNLGFNLVLGEHVRNRNGYLAGTDEERASDLMAMFKNKEIDAILCVRGGWGCNRILPLLDYDVIKANPKPLIGFSDITSLHMAIHQHTGLVSFHGPVGKSDWNSFTKLSFQSIVIDGKKSIYNLPPKQNDFFTITPGDAEGKLLGGNLSVLVAMIGSDYLPDFTDSILFLEDVGEDVYRIDRMITQLKLSGILDQISGFIFGKCTNCDAGSNSLSLAEVFEDHIAPLNIPAFYGAMISHEDLNVTIPVGIRASMDASTGTFSTLEVAVR, encoded by the coding sequence ATGTCTATATCTCGAAAACAGTTTTTTAAACAGGCTAGTTTAGCCTCCGTTTCAATGGCGGGTGTACTTTCCGCTTATTGTGATGAACCAGAATCATCACCAATCTCACAATCCTTACTATTACCTAATTCAATAGATTGGAATAGTACCATTGGTTTAGTCGCACCTGCTAGTCCAGTGTATGACTCATCCCAGTTTGATGAAATGTTGATTAATCTTAACAACTTAGGATTTAATCTTGTATTAGGGGAACATGTAAGAAATAGAAATGGCTACTTAGCTGGCACCGATGAAGAACGAGCATCAGATTTAATGGCTATGTTCAAGAACAAAGAAATCGATGCTATTCTATGTGTTCGAGGAGGGTGGGGATGTAACAGAATTCTTCCTCTTTTGGATTATGATGTTATTAAAGCCAATCCCAAACCCTTAATTGGTTTCAGTGATATTACCTCACTTCATATGGCCATTCATCAACACACAGGGTTGGTAAGTTTTCATGGACCTGTTGGTAAATCTGATTGGAATTCATTCACAAAATTAAGCTTTCAATCCATTGTAATTGATGGCAAAAAAAGCATCTATAACTTACCTCCTAAACAAAACGACTTTTTTACTATAACACCTGGGGACGCAGAAGGTAAGCTCTTAGGCGGTAACCTAAGCGTGTTAGTTGCTATGATAGGATCTGATTACTTACCCGACTTTACAGACTCTATTTTGTTCCTAGAAGATGTTGGGGAAGATGTGTACCGAATAGACCGAATGATCACTCAACTGAAGTTAAGCGGTATACTAGATCAAATAAGTGGCTTTATTTTTGGGAAATGCACTAATTGTGATGCAGGTTCAAATAGTTTATCCCTTGCAGAAGTATTTGAGGACCATATTGCGCCATTAAATATTCCAGCTTTTTATGGAGCTATGATAAGTCATGAAGATTTAAACGTAACCATACCTGTTGGTATTCGTGCTAGCATGGATGCTTCTACAGGTACATTCAGTACTTTAGAAGTAGCCGTTCGCTAA
- a CDS encoding polyprenyl synthetase family protein: MAPTNLQLQLQTLIAEGLNELDIPKEPASLYEPYRYSLDIGGKRIRPLLTLLACGLCNGKIKDALPAALAVEILHNFTLVHDDIMDSADTRRGKASVFKKWDQNIAILSGDVMFADAFTHLEYYGLKSDFSKSEYLNVHQTFTQATVTVCEGQALDMDFVEREQVSHQEYLKMIQGKTAALLAGALKLGAIAAHATSTQQEALFNFGMEMGVAFQIQDDLLDATADPEKFGKKVGGDIFEGKKTYLTILALERANESDSSFIQQVLDSTQPSQTDVDKVLDIMHSLNVIDDIAEEVNQHYNSALHELDDFNDSEYKHELKNLLIFLQNRDH; this comes from the coding sequence TTGGCACCTACAAACTTACAGTTACAATTACAGACGCTCATTGCCGAAGGATTAAATGAGCTTGATATTCCCAAAGAACCCGCATCACTTTATGAACCTTATAGGTATTCGTTAGACATTGGTGGCAAAAGAATTAGGCCATTACTCACTTTATTAGCTTGTGGGCTATGTAATGGCAAAATTAAAGATGCTTTACCCGCTGCCTTAGCCGTTGAGATACTACATAATTTCACCTTGGTTCATGATGACATCATGGATAGTGCAGATACCCGAAGAGGAAAGGCTAGTGTATTTAAAAAGTGGGATCAAAACATAGCTATACTTTCAGGGGATGTAATGTTTGCAGATGCTTTTACGCATTTAGAATATTATGGACTTAAAAGTGATTTTAGTAAAAGCGAATATTTAAATGTGCACCAAACATTTACGCAGGCCACAGTAACTGTTTGCGAAGGACAAGCCCTAGACATGGATTTTGTTGAACGCGAGCAAGTTTCGCATCAGGAGTATCTAAAAATGATACAAGGCAAAACGGCTGCTCTTCTTGCTGGGGCTTTAAAATTAGGAGCTATTGCAGCGCATGCTACTTCAACTCAACAAGAAGCCTTATTTAATTTTGGCATGGAAATGGGAGTAGCTTTTCAAATTCAAGATGATTTGTTAGACGCTACCGCCGACCCTGAGAAATTTGGTAAAAAGGTTGGGGGAGATATTTTTGAAGGCAAGAAAACATATCTTACCATCCTTGCGTTAGAACGTGCAAATGAATCAGATAGCTCGTTCATACAACAAGTTTTAGATTCAACACAACCATCACAAACGGATGTAGATAAAGTATTAGATATCATGCACTCATTAAATGTAATCGATGATATTGCTGAAGAGGTGAATCAACATTACAATTCAGCACTGCATGAACTAGATGATTTTAATGACTCAGAATACAAACATGAGCTTAAAAATCTCCTTATCTTCCTCCAAAATCGCGATCACTAA
- the fni gene encoding type 2 isopentenyl-diphosphate Delta-isomerase — MSKIQNRKKDHVNLTVTNETQYQLSSGFERYRFIHNALPEVNLNDISIEAELLGHTFSAPLFISSMTGGYADAGPVNGIIAEFCNQHNLPFGVGSQRAMLEQPELTSTFSIVRKKAPKAFICANIGGVQLIDGFSDDYLKRLVESIEANAIIVHLNPLQELVQPEGDRNFKGVLNGIEDLVRRSEVPVIVKETGAGISKYVAKRLLNIGVSVIDIAGAGGTSWARVENGRTDDSNRYNHFNEWGIPTVDCLKDLSGLHWERGFELIASGGVRSAHDIAKAMCLGATFSATAQPIIKAVVEDGYEGLESLFNTWSNELKMILLLLGCSNLAELNRSHLMERI, encoded by the coding sequence ATGAGCAAGATTCAAAACAGAAAAAAAGACCACGTAAATCTTACTGTTACCAATGAAACCCAGTACCAGTTAAGCTCGGGTTTTGAACGCTATAGATTTATTCATAATGCGCTTCCAGAAGTAAACCTCAATGATATATCTATAGAGGCAGAATTACTCGGTCATACCTTTTCAGCACCATTATTTATTTCATCTATGACAGGTGGATATGCTGATGCGGGTCCAGTAAATGGCATTATTGCCGAGTTTTGCAATCAGCACAACCTTCCTTTCGGAGTTGGTAGCCAAAGGGCTATGTTAGAACAACCTGAACTGACTTCTACCTTTTCAATTGTTCGTAAAAAAGCACCAAAGGCATTTATATGCGCAAACATTGGAGGTGTTCAACTCATAGATGGATTCTCAGACGATTATTTAAAAAGACTAGTTGAAAGCATTGAAGCCAATGCGATAATCGTTCACTTAAACCCACTTCAAGAATTAGTACAACCAGAAGGTGATAGAAATTTTAAAGGTGTACTAAATGGCATTGAAGATCTGGTAAGAAGAAGTGAAGTACCTGTTATCGTAAAAGAAACGGGTGCAGGAATATCAAAATATGTAGCTAAGAGATTACTAAATATCGGAGTTTCAGTAATTGATATTGCCGGTGCTGGCGGTACAAGCTGGGCCAGGGTTGAAAACGGTAGAACTGATGACTCAAACCGTTATAATCACTTCAATGAATGGGGAATACCTACAGTAGATTGCTTAAAAGATCTTTCAGGCCTGCATTGGGAACGTGGCTTCGAACTAATCGCTTCCGGCGGAGTACGTTCAGCCCATGATATTGCAAAAGCGATGTGCTTAGGTGCTACTTTTTCAGCAACCGCTCAGCCTATTATAAAAGCCGTTGTTGAGGATGGGTATGAGGGGTTGGAATCCCTTTTTAATACCTGGAGTAATGAACTTAAAATGATACTATTACTCCTTGGCTGTTCTAATTTAGCTGAATTAAATCGCTCTCATTTAATGGAGCGTATTTAG
- a CDS encoding outer membrane protein assembly factor BamD gives MKKYSYLFFALLLTFTACKNSELVRPGDPINVSYQKGMNQFESGDYNKAAEIFEVVTRSGRGTNFAKDAQYYLAESYFNARRYILAAAEYERFSNYYPQDERRQEVDYKHALSVYEQSPRYRLDQTQTRKAIELFQLYISKYPNSEFISEASDRITELRSKLARKIFESAEFYARTDMFKAATIYYDQVIDQYPESKWTELALVKKIETFVRYADNSIVERQEERYGEAIAAYETFVQLFPNSEYRQQVEDLRDQAERGQNQAISILADQSGDGTNQ, from the coding sequence ATGAAGAAATACTCTTACTTATTTTTTGCCCTTTTACTAACCTTTACTGCTTGCAAAAATTCTGAATTAGTACGCCCTGGTGACCCTATAAACGTTTCTTACCAAAAAGGGATGAATCAATTTGAAAGTGGCGACTACAATAAAGCTGCTGAAATATTTGAAGTTGTAACTCGATCGGGAAGAGGAACAAACTTCGCTAAAGATGCTCAATACTACCTAGCAGAAAGCTATTTTAATGCTAGGAGATATATTTTAGCTGCGGCTGAATACGAAAGATTTTCAAATTATTACCCGCAGGATGAACGTCGACAAGAAGTTGATTACAAGCACGCTTTAAGTGTGTATGAGCAAAGCCCACGTTATCGCTTAGATCAAACACAGACGCGAAAGGCCATTGAACTCTTTCAACTCTATATAAGTAAGTATCCAAATTCTGAATTCATTAGTGAAGCATCAGATCGTATCACAGAATTACGTAGCAAATTAGCTCGTAAAATTTTTGAATCTGCTGAGTTCTATGCTAGAACAGATATGTTTAAAGCTGCTACTATTTATTACGATCAAGTAATCGATCAGTATCCCGAATCTAAATGGACTGAACTAGCCTTAGTTAAGAAGATTGAGACTTTTGTGCGTTATGCTGATAATAGTATCGTAGAGCGCCAAGAAGAGCGTTATGGTGAAGCTATAGCTGCATACGAGACCTTTGTACAATTATTTCCAAACAGTGAATACCGTCAACAAGTGGAAGACTTACGCGACCAAGCGGAGCGTGGTCAAAATCAAGCTATTTCGATCTTAGCTGATCAAAGTGGCGACGGAACCAACCAATAG
- a CDS encoding SDR family oxidoreductase: MSTKVLLTGSSRGIGKAIKDLLLQHEYSVIGTSTSEIQESNSNHSYKHLVCNLELEEELKSKIKPLFEENEIPEVVINNAGIFVEAQFTDTDEEWMQTWDLTQQVNLRATALICKWAINKWLEKGINGRIINVASRAGVRGDTGEYAAYAASKAGMIAFTKSIARSLGSAGITAYSIAPGFVNTDMAKNSIEVYGEDHLTKDLALNSIAPPEQIAEIVMLLASGKLTHATGQTFHVNSGSYLV; this comes from the coding sequence TTGAGTACAAAGGTATTATTAACGGGGTCGTCTAGGGGTATAGGGAAAGCAATTAAAGATCTTTTATTGCAACATGAATACTCTGTAATTGGAACTTCTACTTCAGAGATTCAAGAATCTAATTCAAATCACTCATACAAGCACCTAGTCTGTAACTTGGAATTAGAGGAAGAGTTAAAAAGCAAAATAAAGCCTCTTTTTGAAGAAAATGAAATTCCTGAAGTTGTTATAAATAATGCAGGAATATTTGTTGAAGCTCAATTTACCGACACTGATGAAGAATGGATGCAAACTTGGGATTTAACGCAACAAGTTAATCTCAGAGCAACCGCACTCATTTGTAAATGGGCAATCAATAAATGGCTAGAGAAAGGGATAAATGGCCGTATAATAAATGTAGCTAGTAGGGCAGGGGTTAGAGGCGATACAGGTGAGTACGCCGCCTACGCAGCTTCTAAGGCCGGAATGATTGCATTCACAAAAAGCATTGCTCGTAGCTTGGGATCAGCAGGTATAACAGCCTATTCCATAGCACCAGGTTTCGTAAATACAGATATGGCTAAAAATTCCATTGAAGTGTATGGAGAGGATCATCTCACAAAAGACTTAGCACTCAATAGTATTGCTCCCCCTGAACAAATAGCCGAAATTGTTATGTTATTAGCTAGTGGTAAACTAACTCATGCCACAGGTCAAACTTTTCATGTCAACTCGGGCAGTTATCTAGTTTAG
- a CDS encoding alanine racemase has translation MPKLLLHTERALNNIQMMADKASENGLKFRPHFKTHQSHEIGNWFKEYPIDGITVSSVSMAEYFARYGWQSITVAFPLNINKVGRINKLASNIDLRVLAVSVDALKITEPVIEHEVGIYIELDPAYGRSGVDMNASSDIISIIDYIKASKAFRFEGFYMHAGHSYRNRGKKELVLFSNALVQRIKEFKKEFPYPICFGDTPSCSVLDDFTDIDQISPGNFVFYDWIQTQIGSCDPSKIAVAMQCDVVTKYENRNEILIHGGAVHFSKDSDMQAVGLPYFGQVIDQNWEVIPGVILKSVSQEHGIIQCTPEYFDQTIIGESIHIYPIHSCLTADLMGHYYTLDGQHISHLSANYK, from the coding sequence ATGCCAAAGCTATTACTACACACAGAACGTGCTCTAAATAATATTCAAATGATGGCTGATAAAGCTTCAGAGAATGGACTAAAATTTAGGCCACATTTTAAGACACATCAATCGCATGAAATTGGGAATTGGTTTAAGGAATACCCAATTGATGGAATAACCGTTTCATCGGTGAGTATGGCTGAATATTTTGCACGATACGGCTGGCAAAGTATTACCGTGGCATTTCCGTTGAATATTAATAAAGTAGGTCGCATTAATAAATTAGCAAGCAATATTGATTTACGTGTACTTGCTGTTTCTGTTGATGCCTTGAAAATAACTGAGCCAGTAATAGAACATGAAGTAGGTATTTACATCGAATTGGACCCTGCTTATGGCCGAAGTGGAGTTGATATGAACGCGAGTTCTGATATCATTTCTATCATTGATTATATAAAAGCTTCTAAAGCATTCCGTTTTGAAGGTTTTTATATGCATGCCGGACATTCATATAGAAATAGAGGAAAAAAAGAGCTTGTTTTGTTTTCAAATGCATTAGTACAAAGAATCAAAGAGTTTAAAAAGGAATTCCCCTACCCTATCTGTTTTGGTGATACACCCTCATGTTCTGTGTTAGATGATTTTACTGATATAGACCAAATAAGCCCGGGTAATTTTGTGTTTTATGATTGGATACAAACTCAAATTGGTTCTTGTGACCCTTCAAAAATTGCAGTGGCCATGCAATGTGATGTGGTAACTAAATATGAAAATAGAAATGAAATATTGATTCATGGTGGTGCCGTACATTTTTCTAAAGATTCCGATATGCAAGCGGTAGGATTACCTTATTTCGGACAAGTGATAGATCAGAATTGGGAAGTAATTCCAGGAGTGATATTAAAATCTGTATCGCAAGAACATGGAATAATTCAATGTACGCCCGAATATTTTGACCAAACTATAATTGGAGAATCCATTCATATTTATCCCATTCACTCCTGTTTAACAGCTGATTTGATGGGGCATTATTATACTTTAGATGGGCAACATATATCCCATTTGTCAGCAAACTATAAATAA
- the nadD gene encoding nicotinate (nicotinamide) nucleotide adenylyltransferase, giving the protein MKKVGLLGGTFDPVHNGHVSIARSFFESSYIDELWIILTPYPPHKQKEHKVSFEHRLLMLNAAFQQDPVTIITVERDLPKPSYSYRTIQHLKKQHPKYEFFYCMGEDSLTNFHLWKYYELILEEVDLLVAHRPDSNHEDVDSQILSQTTFVDHHPVDISSSDIKHKLHNNIEVEHLLPPKVLNIIDKENLYR; this is encoded by the coding sequence TTGAAAAAAGTAGGTTTATTAGGGGGTACTTTCGACCCCGTTCATAACGGGCATGTTTCTATTGCCCGTTCTTTTTTTGAGTCCTCCTATATAGATGAATTGTGGATTATTCTCACTCCATATCCACCTCATAAACAGAAAGAACATAAAGTTTCTTTTGAACACCGTCTCTTAATGTTGAATGCGGCATTTCAACAAGATCCCGTTACAATTATTACCGTAGAAAGAGATTTACCCAAGCCTTCCTATAGCTATAGAACCATTCAGCATTTAAAAAAACAGCATCCGAAGTACGAGTTTTTCTATTGTATGGGGGAGGATAGTCTTACCAATTTTCACTTATGGAAATATTATGAGCTGATCCTAGAAGAAGTTGACTTATTGGTAGCTCACCGACCTGATTCTAATCACGAAGATGTAGATTCGCAGATCTTATCTCAAACCACATTTGTAGACCACCATCCCGTTGATATTTCGTCATCAGATATCAAACATAAACTTCATAATAACATTGAAGTAGAGCATTTACTTCCACCAAAGGTGCTTAACATTATTGATAAAGAGAATTTATATCGCTAA